One segment of Aquimarina sp. BL5 DNA contains the following:
- a CDS encoding aminotransferase class I/II-fold pyridoxal phosphate-dependent enzyme translates to MNIAPFKLERYYTIHEFSAKYPLCNSDCEAMSIKDLLSLEKGAMDKFHDLWLGYTETKGHPDLRKDITTIYSQITPNDLLVCTGAQEPIFLFSQANLALGDEVIVQWPCYQSLQSVPESIGCKVSEWKVKYEDNIPVFDIEDLKKMITSKTKVIYLNTPHNPTGFHFSKEEQTTIVEIARAHNIIIFCDEVYRELEHSPDYTIPAFADAYEHGVSVGVMSKAYGLPGLRIGWIASRNSKILENVAILKEYTTICNAGPSEFLAGIGLRNRDKILERNLRIIHKNLSLFDIFFNKYSDLFSWYRPNAGPIAFVKMNFDRNDAKFAENVLKKQGVLLLPGDIYNFKGFFRIGFGKTAMPKALEQFEAFVIENLVNV, encoded by the coding sequence ATGAATATAGCACCATTTAAATTAGAAAGATATTACACAATTCACGAATTTTCTGCTAAGTATCCTCTATGCAATTCTGATTGTGAAGCAATGTCAATAAAGGATTTACTTTCTTTGGAGAAAGGAGCTATGGATAAGTTTCATGATTTATGGCTAGGGTATACAGAAACAAAAGGCCATCCTGATTTAAGAAAAGATATTACTACTATATATAGTCAAATAACTCCTAATGATTTACTGGTATGTACAGGGGCGCAAGAACCTATTTTTTTATTTTCTCAAGCTAATCTTGCCTTAGGAGATGAAGTTATTGTACAATGGCCGTGCTATCAATCTCTACAATCCGTTCCTGAAAGCATAGGGTGTAAGGTGTCAGAATGGAAAGTAAAATATGAAGATAATATCCCTGTTTTTGATATAGAGGACTTGAAAAAAATGATAACTAGTAAAACCAAAGTTATCTATCTTAACACGCCTCATAATCCCACTGGTTTTCATTTTTCTAAAGAGGAACAAACGACTATTGTAGAAATTGCTAGAGCTCACAATATCATTATATTTTGTGATGAAGTTTATAGAGAATTAGAACATTCACCAGATTATACTATCCCCGCATTTGCAGATGCTTATGAACACGGCGTTTCTGTTGGTGTTATGTCAAAGGCTTATGGCCTTCCTGGTTTAAGAATTGGATGGATAGCCTCTAGAAATTCTAAAATACTAGAAAATGTAGCTATTCTCAAAGAATATACAACGATTTGTAATGCTGGGCCAAGTGAATTTTTAGCTGGTATTGGCCTCAGGAATAGAGATAAAATTTTAGAACGAAATCTTAGAATCATTCACAAAAACTTATCTCTATTCGATATTTTTTTTAATAAATACTCTGATTTATTTTCGTGGTATCGACCTAATGCAGGTCCAATTGCATTTGTAAAAATGAACTTTGACAGAAACGATGCAAAATTTGCAGAAAATGTCCTGAAAAAACAAGGTGTCTTATTATTACCAGGAGACATTTATAATTTTAAAGGTTTTTTCAGAATTGGTTTTGGTAAAACTGCTATGCCAAAAGCTCTTGAGCAATTCGAAGCATTTGTTATTGAAAATTTAGTCAACGTATGA
- a CDS encoding type I phosphomannose isomerase catalytic subunit, whose product MINYPIKFEPILKEKIWGGNKLKNVLHKNTTLNNVGESWEISDVDNSVSVVANGALKGLNLKELIHQYTSDFIGKQNYKTFGDNFPILIKFIDAKEDLSIQVHPDDTVAKKRHNSFGKTEMWYVMQADKDANVIVGFNQKMSQEKYKYHLKQNELKDILHYQEVNEGDSFFINAGKIHAIGSGVLLAEIQQTSDITYRVYDWDRKDTHGNGRELHTDLALDVIDYNNNKDYKTLYERRYNQSSTIVDCNYFTTNFLKVKNSLVRASNTIDSFIVYMCTKGAAEITVDSNTEMIQEGQTVLIPATANQIEIKGANAEFLEVLV is encoded by the coding sequence ATGATCAATTATCCAATTAAATTCGAGCCGATCTTAAAAGAAAAAATATGGGGTGGCAACAAACTTAAAAATGTACTTCATAAAAACACAACACTTAATAATGTTGGAGAAAGCTGGGAAATCTCTGATGTGGACAATTCGGTTTCTGTAGTTGCTAACGGAGCATTAAAAGGGCTCAATTTAAAAGAATTAATCCATCAGTATACATCAGATTTCATAGGAAAACAAAACTATAAAACCTTTGGAGATAATTTTCCCATATTAATAAAATTTATTGATGCAAAAGAAGATCTTTCTATACAAGTACATCCAGATGATACCGTAGCAAAAAAAAGACATAATTCTTTCGGAAAAACGGAAATGTGGTATGTAATGCAAGCTGACAAAGACGCTAATGTGATCGTTGGTTTTAACCAGAAGATGTCTCAAGAAAAATACAAATATCACCTGAAACAAAACGAATTAAAAGATATTCTACATTATCAAGAAGTAAACGAGGGAGATTCTTTTTTCATCAATGCTGGAAAAATTCACGCAATAGGTTCTGGAGTGTTATTAGCTGAAATACAACAAACCTCGGATATTACATATCGAGTATATGATTGGGATAGAAAAGATACTCATGGTAATGGCAGAGAGTTACATACCGACTTAGCTCTGGATGTAATCGATTACAATAATAATAAAGATTACAAAACTTTATACGAAAGAAGATACAATCAGTCATCGACCATCGTAGATTGTAATTACTTTACAACCAATTTTCTGAAAGTAAAAAACAGTTTAGTAAGAGCATCCAATACTATTGATTCTTTTATAGTATATATGTGTACAAAAGGAGCCGCAGAAATAACAGTAGACTCCAATACAGAAATGATTCAGGAAGGCCAAACGGTATTGATACCTGCAACTGCCAATCAGATTGAAATTAAAGGAGCCAATGCAGAGTTTTTAGAAGTTTTAGTGTGA
- a CDS encoding dolichyl-phosphate beta-glucosyltransferase, which translates to MKTGIIIPCYNEEKRLNVKAFKNFVRKENEYHLCFVNDGSKDNTLKVLQEIQEVNPSKVSIIDMKKNGGKAAAVRAGSRFLYSFVEINYIGFIDADLSTDFEDFGDLLKTLKTNNELSFVFGSRAKNASEAIEKDKIRSLLSKVINILIVLIVGLSIEDTQCGAKVYRAELVPIVFAETFLSKWLFDVEMFIRMKRYFGKEKTIKIIFEQPLKKWIHMDDSKLGLKDSLEIPYRLLSIWLNYNILQDFSYANTNEVSEPAIEIFGLPMTSLAA; encoded by the coding sequence ATGAAGACAGGAATAATCATACCATGCTATAATGAGGAAAAAAGGTTAAACGTAAAAGCTTTTAAAAATTTTGTTCGCAAAGAAAATGAGTATCATCTATGCTTTGTGAATGATGGTAGTAAAGACAATACATTAAAAGTACTTCAAGAAATTCAAGAAGTAAATCCCTCTAAAGTAAGTATAATTGATATGAAAAAAAATGGAGGTAAAGCGGCAGCAGTCAGAGCCGGTTCTCGATTTTTATACAGTTTTGTCGAAATAAACTATATAGGATTTATCGATGCAGATCTTTCTACAGATTTTGAAGATTTTGGAGATTTATTAAAGACTTTAAAAACAAATAATGAATTAAGTTTTGTTTTTGGCTCAAGAGCCAAAAATGCATCAGAAGCGATAGAGAAAGATAAAATAAGATCATTATTATCCAAAGTAATTAATATACTAATTGTTTTAATTGTCGGATTATCAATAGAAGATACACAATGCGGAGCCAAAGTTTATAGAGCAGAATTAGTACCTATTGTTTTTGCAGAAACTTTTTTGAGTAAATGGCTTTTTGATGTAGAGATGTTTATTAGAATGAAGAGATATTTTGGAAAAGAAAAGACTATAAAAATAATTTTTGAACAACCACTAAAGAAATGGATTCATATGGATGATTCTAAATTAGGATTAAAGGATTCTTTAGAGATTCCATACAGATTATTATCTATATGGCTTAACTATAACATATTACAGGATTTTAGTTACGCTAATACAAATGAAGTTTCTGAACCTGCTATAGAAATATTCGGACTTCCTATGACATCATTAGCAGCATAA
- a CDS encoding WG repeat-containing protein: MKNQNQTQYFPKLIPFRKEEKWGFSDRAKNIIIPLIYDQTYPFIDNVALVRVEDKYGLISSSGETLIPIIHNDGETVIDEAFDKGWRNMVPGNFHPKIPIEVIKEIEAIKEFFDGIAPFKKNNKWGLITEEGEELLPPTYDDIKSIENENWPFVDNGKYGLLSKTGALIIDARYDEARGFSNGQAACREGANWGVINLDGEWVVTPQFSELGELRDGLSAAQKDGLYGFINEKGTVVIDFQFQYALDFDNGACAIFQDEYVYFIDTQGKKISDSYIRMFGPDEECFMHVVKDDTWGLVKPDGTFLLPIQYDLPKAMGQVIQTIERGRIPIKKGALLGYANYKGEEVVEPKYCTIDPYCEDLSLVSVLDPKLNFDNTIETIEATGSISGVFNFGFIDASGKEIVPPKYVHARRFEGGLAFVKNANFQSGYITYDGTEYFM, encoded by the coding sequence ATGAAAAACCAAAACCAAACTCAGTATTTTCCAAAGCTTATACCTTTCCGAAAAGAAGAGAAATGGGGATTTTCTGATCGTGCAAAAAATATTATAATTCCGCTAATTTACGATCAAACCTATCCATTCATTGATAATGTTGCATTAGTGAGGGTCGAAGATAAATATGGACTAATTTCTTCCTCTGGCGAAACACTCATTCCTATTATTCACAACGATGGAGAAACGGTGATAGATGAAGCATTTGATAAAGGATGGAGGAACATGGTTCCGGGAAATTTTCACCCAAAAATTCCAATAGAGGTTATCAAAGAAATCGAGGCGATTAAAGAATTTTTTGATGGAATTGCTCCTTTTAAGAAAAATAATAAATGGGGATTAATCACAGAAGAAGGAGAGGAATTATTACCTCCTACATATGATGATATTAAATCAATAGAAAATGAGAATTGGCCTTTTGTAGATAATGGGAAATATGGACTCTTATCAAAAACAGGAGCATTGATTATAGATGCTAGATATGATGAGGCAAGAGGTTTCTCTAATGGTCAGGCAGCTTGTCGAGAAGGTGCTAATTGGGGTGTCATAAATCTGGATGGTGAATGGGTCGTGACTCCTCAGTTTTCTGAATTAGGAGAGTTAAGAGATGGGCTGAGTGCTGCCCAAAAAGATGGGTTGTATGGTTTTATTAATGAAAAAGGAACGGTAGTAATTGATTTTCAGTTTCAATATGCGCTGGATTTTGATAATGGAGCTTGTGCAATATTTCAGGATGAATATGTCTATTTTATCGATACCCAAGGAAAAAAAATAAGTGATTCTTATATTCGAATGTTTGGTCCTGATGAAGAATGTTTCATGCATGTAGTTAAGGATGATACATGGGGACTCGTAAAACCAGATGGTACATTTTTACTTCCGATTCAATATGATTTGCCTAAAGCAATGGGACAAGTGATACAGACAATAGAACGAGGAAGAATTCCTATTAAAAAAGGAGCTTTACTAGGATATGCAAATTATAAAGGAGAAGAAGTAGTTGAGCCAAAGTATTGCACAATAGACCCTTATTGCGAAGATCTATCTTTGGTTTCGGTTCTGGATCCCAAATTAAATTTTGATAACACTATAGAAACTATAGAAGCTACTGGAAGTATATCAGGAGTTTTTAATTTTGGTTTTATTGATGCTTCTGGAAAAGAAATCGTACCTCCTAAATACGTTCATGCACGTCGTTTTGAGGGAGGACTTGCTTTCGTGAAAAATGCAAATTTTCAATCGGGTTATATCACCTATGATGGTACTGAATATTTTATGTAA
- a CDS encoding DKNYY domain-containing protein: protein MKTIFKILFAPFIWLIQACSPLGNPIDEKISNSHFYNSSKTDIIYSPNGNWFELEATKLQADVSSFKVLTNKFGKDKNRIYYLGGAAHYPYIDVKSFFAKEEDWMWDIGLDKNNVYIFSREVEQGKFKVKATIIEGANPMTYVQVNQFFAKDDKNNFFDYKIIDVDYTTFRQINKSFHLDKNQAYCNAYQFFKTFDVDVANFQKMDDYFAYDKTNIYYFAEYVRGRTEKQLQIIPYTNFESVNILNKTHLKADGKVFYQGFEIEEANSDSFTVINEEYAKDKQHVYFTGILMKEADVETFHYSEKVYRYKDKNHTFEQGEVVKK, encoded by the coding sequence ATGAAAACGATCTTCAAAATTTTATTCGCTCCATTTATTTGGTTAATTCAAGCGTGCAGCCCTTTGGGAAATCCAATTGACGAAAAAATCTCGAATAGCCATTTTTATAATAGTTCAAAAACAGATATTATCTACAGTCCTAATGGAAACTGGTTTGAACTGGAGGCAACTAAATTACAGGCGGACGTTAGTAGTTTTAAAGTTTTGACTAATAAATTCGGGAAGGATAAAAACAGGATTTATTATCTAGGAGGAGCTGCTCATTATCCTTATATAGATGTGAAAAGCTTTTTTGCGAAAGAGGAAGATTGGATGTGGGATATTGGTTTAGATAAAAACAATGTTTATATATTCAGTCGAGAAGTTGAGCAAGGTAAATTTAAAGTAAAAGCTACTATTATTGAAGGAGCAAATCCAATGACTTATGTTCAAGTAAATCAATTTTTTGCTAAAGATGATAAAAATAACTTCTTTGATTATAAAATCATCGATGTAGATTATACTACTTTTAGACAAATAAATAAATCATTTCATTTAGATAAAAATCAAGCCTATTGTAATGCCTATCAATTCTTTAAAACATTTGATGTGGATGTAGCTAATTTTCAGAAAATGGACGATTATTTTGCGTATGACAAAACAAATATTTATTATTTCGCTGAATATGTAAGAGGAAGAACCGAAAAGCAATTACAAATAATTCCTTATACTAATTTTGAAAGTGTAAATATTCTTAATAAAACACATCTTAAAGCAGATGGTAAGGTGTTTTATCAAGGTTTTGAAATTGAAGAAGCAAATAGTGATAGTTTTACTGTTATCAATGAAGAATACGCTAAAGACAAACAACATGTGTATTTCACAGGAATCTTAATGAAAGAAGCGGATGTAGAAACTTTTCATTATTCAGAAAAAGTGTATCGGTATAAGGACAAGAATCATACTTTTGAACAAGGTGAGGTAGTAAAAAAGTAA